From Acidobacteriota bacterium, the proteins below share one genomic window:
- the rpsD gene encoding 30S ribosomal protein S4 has translation MARYTEAVCRLCRREGMKLFLKGDRCFKDKCAIERRAYPPGQHGRRRSKILGYGLQLREKQKVKRIYGILERQFRLYFREAERQRGITGENLLQRLELRLDNIVYSLGFSSSRAQGRQLVRHGHVTVNGRKVNVPSYLVRKGDVIEVREKSRKNEQIRRSVETAAGRGVPAWLELDADNFRGKVLEIPTREDIRLPVQEQLIVELYSK, from the coding sequence GTGGCACGTTACACCGAGGCGGTATGCCGGCTTTGCCGGCGCGAGGGAATGAAGCTCTTTCTCAAGGGAGATCGATGCTTCAAAGACAAGTGCGCGATCGAGCGCCGGGCGTATCCGCCCGGGCAGCACGGTCGCCGGCGCTCGAAGATCCTGGGTTACGGCCTGCAGCTTCGCGAGAAGCAGAAGGTCAAGCGAATTTACGGGATCCTCGAGCGGCAGTTCCGGCTGTATTTCAGGGAAGCGGAGCGACAAAGGGGAATCACGGGCGAGAACCTTCTCCAGAGGCTCGAGCTGCGCCTCGACAACATCGTCTACTCCCTCGGATTTTCGTCATCCCGAGCGCAGGGGCGTCAGCTCGTGCGTCACGGTCACGTCACCGTGAATGGCCGTAAGGTCAACGTCCCTTCGTATCTGGTGCGAAAGGGCGACGTGATCGAGGTCCGGGAAAAGAGCCGCAAGAACGAGCAGATTCGCCGCTCGGTCGAAACGGCTGCGGGTCGAGGTGTTCCGGCATGGCTCGAGCTCGACGCGGACAACTTCCGCGGCAAGGTGCTCGAGATCCCGACGCGTGAGGACATCAGACTGCCTGTCCAGGAGCAGCTGATCGTCGAGCTGTACTCGAAGTAA
- a CDS encoding DNA-directed RNA polymerase subunit alpha has product MLWADFQKPKKLESDPETLTGTYGRFTAQPFERGFGTTIGNALRRVLLSSIEGAAVTAVKVEGVQHEFSSLNGVVEDMTDVVLNLKQIPFRLHSRESKTLFLDKKGPAVVTAADFEGDADVEILDPSTHIATLSREGKIEMEVRLKTGRGYTVADRNADADLPVGYIPVDSVHSPVRRVNFHVEGARVGQRTDYDRLVLEVWTNGTITPEEAVSNAARLLADHLGTFMTIELPEGEVEQPDELGVDSEMGELLSRTIEDLDLSVRSANCLKNANIRTLGDLVQRSEREMLSTKNFGKKSLDEIRDVLDELGLSFGMNLRNPERREAVHANE; this is encoded by the coding sequence ATGCTTTGGGCTGATTTTCAAAAACCGAAAAAACTCGAATCCGACCCGGAAACGCTGACCGGAACCTACGGTCGTTTCACCGCACAGCCGTTCGAGCGGGGCTTCGGAACAACGATTGGTAACGCGCTTCGCCGGGTGCTTCTCTCCTCGATCGAGGGGGCTGCAGTCACGGCAGTGAAGGTTGAGGGGGTCCAGCACGAGTTTTCGTCGCTGAACGGCGTGGTCGAGGACATGACCGACGTCGTGCTCAATCTCAAACAGATTCCTTTCCGGCTCCACAGCCGGGAATCGAAGACGCTCTTTCTCGACAAGAAGGGGCCGGCGGTCGTCACCGCTGCCGACTTCGAAGGCGACGCCGACGTCGAGATTCTCGATCCGTCGACTCACATCGCCACCCTGTCGCGCGAGGGGAAGATCGAGATGGAAGTCCGGCTGAAAACGGGGCGCGGGTACACCGTTGCCGACCGCAACGCCGACGCCGACCTCCCGGTTGGCTACATCCCCGTCGATTCGGTCCATTCGCCGGTCCGGCGGGTCAACTTCCACGTCGAAGGCGCCCGTGTCGGTCAGCGTACCGACTACGACCGCCTCGTGCTCGAAGTCTGGACCAACGGAACGATCACCCCCGAGGAGGCCGTTTCGAACGCGGCCCGGCTGCTGGCCGACCACCTCGGAACATTCATGACGATCGAGCTTCCGGAGGGCGAGGTGGAGCAGCCCGACGAGCTCGGTGTCGATTCGGAGATGGGAGAGCTTCTCTCCCGGACGATCGAAGACCTCGATCTTTCGGTCAGGTCTGCCAACTGTCTCAAGAATGCGAATATCCGCACACTCGGTGATCTCGTTCAGCGGTCCGAGCGGGAAATGCTCTCGACCAAGAACTTCGGTAAGAAATCGCTCGACGAGATCCGCGACGTTCTCGACGAGCTCGGCCTCTCCTTCGGAATGAATCTGCGCAACCCGGAACGGCGTGAAGCCGTCCATGCAAACGAATAA
- the rplQ gene encoding 50S ribosomal protein L17: MRHRQRNRKLGRTSSHRSALFRNQLASIIREERIVTTLPKAKELRPIIEKMVTLGRDDSVHHRRQAARSIADKDLLRKLFEEIAPRFSDRPGGYTRIVKLGPRRGDGAEMAILEFIDFELTPGADKPAPKKKTASAKSSDDDAGDEPDTEEESTKKKAPAKKSAKKKATGSKKSKSTGSKKSSTKKDAGKKSAPKKSAPKKSGSKKTTRKSSRRKT, translated from the coding sequence ATGAGGCATCGCCAGAGAAACCGGAAGCTCGGAAGAACCAGCTCGCACCGCTCCGCGCTTTTCCGCAATCAGCTCGCATCGATCATCCGGGAAGAGCGGATCGTCACGACTCTTCCGAAAGCGAAGGAGCTCAGGCCCATCATCGAGAAGATGGTGACGCTTGGGCGCGATGATTCGGTTCATCACCGACGCCAGGCCGCCCGCAGCATCGCGGACAAGGACCTGCTCCGGAAGCTCTTCGAGGAGATCGCACCCCGGTTCAGCGACCGTCCCGGAGGTTATACCCGGATCGTGAAGCTCGGACCGCGGCGCGGAGATGGTGCGGAGATGGCCATCCTCGAGTTCATCGACTTCGAGCTCACCCCGGGTGCCGACAAGCCGGCGCCTAAGAAGAAGACTGCCTCCGCAAAATCCTCCGACGACGACGCCGGCGACGAGCCGGACACCGAGGAAGAGTCGACAAAGAAGAAAGCTCCGGCGAAGAAGTCCGCGAAGAAGAAAGCCACGGGCTCGAAGAAGTCGAAGTCTACCGGCTCGAAGAAGTCTTCGACGAAGAAGGACGCTGGAAAGAAATCCGCTCCGAAGAAATCCGCGCCGAAGAAGAGCGGCTCGAAGAAGACGACTAGAAAGTCCTCGAGGCGGAAAACCTGA
- the tsaE gene encoding tRNA (adenosine(37)-N6)-threonylcarbamoyltransferase complex ATPase subunit type 1 TsaE: MIQRRAISTRSEEETLRLGRELGGTLDPGAVVELRGPLGAGKTVLARGIAAALGCDPVQVASPSFALVHEYDSPEGTVIHVDGYRLSESGREWEELGIEELAENARAVLIEWPRVDSLRLPGRPMVIEFSIDDDGTRTIEISD; encoded by the coding sequence ATGATACAGCGACGCGCAATCTCGACGCGGTCGGAAGAAGAGACTCTCAGACTCGGGAGAGAGCTGGGCGGTACGCTTGATCCAGGCGCAGTGGTCGAGCTCCGGGGCCCGCTCGGGGCCGGCAAGACGGTGCTCGCGCGAGGTATCGCCGCGGCGCTCGGCTGTGATCCGGTGCAGGTCGCGTCGCCGTCGTTCGCGCTCGTTCACGAATACGACTCTCCCGAAGGTACGGTCATCCACGTCGACGGCTACCGCCTGTCGGAATCGGGGCGTGAATGGGAAGAGCTGGGGATCGAGGAGCTCGCCGAGAACGCGCGCGCGGTGCTCATCGAATGGCCTCGCGTGGACAGCCTTCGATTGCCCGGCCGTCCGATGGTGATCGAATTCTCGATCGACGACGACGGCACGCGGACGATCGAGATCTCCGATTGA
- a CDS encoding NAD(P)H-hydrate dehydratase, which yields MSEGKLQILDSAAMASIDRRAIDELGIPAIVLMENAGIAVTDLIDRDFAVETVGIICGSGNNGGDGFVIARQLHSRGYAVSIVRLGNADSMSQETRTNFEICRALSIPILEPSSDEDLAAAADVISEADLLVDAMFGTGLDRPAEGLHASVIDLMNATGIPTIAVDIPSGLNGSSSSVHGPAVQAEVTVTFVRPKIANILDPAAQLCGELVIADISIPDEAVEAEQPRLFLVTADYIRPVIAARPPSSHKGTWGHIGILAGSVGKTGAAILAARGAHRAGAGLVTIATDESSQRLVAEGSAESMTIIVHPASPDEIIRAFEDRTVAAIGPGLDSDPTVLRAVREAAVEIGIPLVIDATGLDVFAGDLERLRKRSASTVLTPHPGEMARLLGRPTVEITADRLGAAAEAAKATGAIVVLKGHQTVVASPDGSIGINPTGNPGMATGGMGDVLTGMIAAMLARSEDPLRAVCAAVYLHGLAGDLVAEQQGEIGMTALDLADAIPASFRLEEER from the coding sequence GTGTCTGAAGGAAAGCTCCAAATACTCGACTCGGCCGCCATGGCCTCCATCGATCGCCGCGCGATCGATGAGCTCGGAATCCCGGCCATCGTCCTGATGGAAAATGCAGGCATCGCGGTCACCGATCTTATCGACCGCGATTTCGCCGTCGAGACCGTCGGGATCATCTGCGGCAGCGGCAACAATGGCGGCGACGGCTTCGTCATCGCACGCCAGCTTCACAGCCGGGGTTACGCGGTCTCCATCGTCCGGCTCGGCAACGCCGATTCGATGAGCCAGGAGACGCGAACGAATTTCGAAATCTGCCGGGCCCTCTCGATTCCGATTCTCGAGCCCTCGTCCGACGAAGATCTCGCCGCTGCCGCCGACGTGATCTCCGAGGCCGATCTCCTGGTCGATGCGATGTTCGGCACCGGACTCGATCGACCGGCCGAAGGCCTTCACGCCTCCGTGATCGACCTGATGAACGCGACCGGCATCCCGACGATTGCCGTCGACATACCGAGCGGGCTGAATGGCTCTTCTTCCTCGGTGCACGGCCCGGCGGTGCAGGCGGAGGTGACCGTGACCTTCGTCAGACCGAAGATCGCGAACATCCTCGATCCCGCAGCACAGCTCTGCGGCGAGCTCGTCATCGCCGACATCTCGATCCCCGACGAAGCGGTCGAAGCCGAGCAGCCCAGGCTGTTTCTCGTCACGGCCGACTACATTCGGCCGGTGATCGCGGCCAGGCCGCCCTCATCGCACAAGGGAACATGGGGCCACATCGGGATACTCGCCGGCTCGGTCGGTAAAACGGGTGCGGCAATTCTCGCGGCGCGCGGCGCTCATCGGGCGGGCGCGGGCCTCGTCACCATCGCGACGGACGAGTCCTCGCAGCGGCTCGTCGCCGAAGGCTCCGCGGAATCGATGACGATCATCGTTCATCCGGCCTCCCCGGACGAGATCATTCGGGCATTCGAAGATCGAACAGTCGCGGCAATCGGCCCGGGGCTCGACTCCGATCCTACGGTGCTGCGCGCGGTCCGGGAAGCGGCCGTGGAGATCGGCATTCCCCTGGTCATCGATGCAACCGGTCTCGATGTTTTCGCCGGAGACCTCGAACGGCTCCGCAAACGGAGCGCCTCGACCGTGCTGACCCCGCATCCGGGCGAAATGGCGAGACTTCTCGGACGACCGACCGTGGAGATCACCGCCGACCGGCTCGGTGCAGCGGCTGAAGCGGCGAAAGCGACCGGCGCGATCGTCGTCCTGAAAGGCCACCAGACCGTCGTGGCCAGCCCGGACGGATCGATCGGTATCAATCCGACCGGCAATCCCGGAATGGCGACCGGAGGGATGGGGGATGTCCTGACCGGCATGATCGCTGCGATGCTCGCCCGTTCGGAGGACCCTCTCCGTGCGGTGTGCGCCGCCGTCTACCTCCACGGACTCGCGGGCGACCTCGTCGCGGAGCAACAGGGTGAGATCGGGATGACCGCGCTCGATCTGGCCGACGCGATCCCCGCCTCTTTCCGACTCGAAGAAGAACGATGA
- a CDS encoding TIGR04282 family arsenosugar biosynthesis glycosyltransferase — translation MSSAARLDTVEGPRARILIFSRLPRKGSVKSRFARDAGEDAALDLQRAMIRDLLRNLSSMAEGDPLAEVLWTADGEPRGSELAETFGALRVERQEGTDLGERMSTAFTERFYLRRAAKIVAIGTDLPTLTAHDLSVALSLLDSCDWVIGPATDGGYYLFGCNAGAWKLDILKGIPWGGPSVCEATIGRIRAEGQTVALLPERRDIDHLNDLLEFDGDELRTLAPDTWTLREALAARV, via the coding sequence ATGAGCTCCGCAGCGAGACTCGACACGGTCGAGGGTCCCAGAGCCAGGATCCTCATCTTCAGCCGCCTGCCTCGTAAGGGAAGCGTCAAGAGTCGTTTCGCCCGCGATGCAGGAGAAGACGCTGCTCTCGACCTCCAGCGGGCGATGATCCGTGACCTGCTCCGCAACCTGAGCTCGATGGCGGAGGGCGACCCGCTCGCGGAAGTCCTTTGGACCGCCGACGGAGAGCCCCGAGGCTCCGAGCTGGCCGAGACCTTCGGAGCTCTGAGAGTCGAACGACAGGAAGGAACCGACCTCGGCGAACGGATGTCGACAGCTTTCACGGAGCGCTTCTATCTCCGCCGTGCCGCAAAAATCGTCGCCATCGGAACCGACCTCCCGACCCTGACCGCGCACGACCTTTCCGTCGCACTCTCACTGCTCGACTCCTGCGACTGGGTGATCGGCCCCGCCACTGATGGCGGATACTACCTGTTCGGCTGCAACGCCGGCGCGTGGAAGCTCGACATCCTGAAAGGCATTCCGTGGGGAGGGCCCTCGGTTTGCGAAGCGACGATCGGGCGCATTCGCGCCGAAGGGCAGACGGTTGCGCTTCTTCCTGAACGCCGCGACATCGACCATCTGAACGATCTGCTCGAATTCGACGGCGACGAGCTGAGAACGCTCGCCCCCGACACCTGGACTCTTCGCGAGGCTCTGGCGGCTCGTGTCTGA
- a CDS encoding SAM-dependent chlorinase/fluorinase — protein sequence MKPLIGLLTDFGVRDSYVAQVKLVIAGRADCDLVDLSHEIGPQDVTGAGIFLREIRSVLARAEIPRPVIIVAIVDPGVGTDRKIVCVRNGRETVLAPDNGILPIAYGEAPEIVREVNNERLFLRSGSRTFHGRDRFAPVAAALAAGLALEELGPPLDWSRLARVGWQDPVYEAELARGSIVSTDHFGNLITDIEADRIAHLAPYEVTVGDRTIRMIHANYSDAGRSNEPFLIIGSRNTLEISVNRGSAAQLLQPEPFDEIIVRSTKRES from the coding sequence GTGAAGCCGCTGATCGGGCTCCTGACGGATTTCGGTGTCCGGGATTCGTATGTCGCGCAGGTGAAGCTGGTCATTGCCGGAAGGGCGGACTGTGATCTGGTCGATCTGAGTCACGAGATCGGACCTCAGGACGTGACGGGAGCGGGCATTTTTCTTCGCGAGATCCGGTCGGTCCTCGCTCGGGCGGAGATCCCGCGGCCGGTCATCATTGTCGCCATCGTCGACCCCGGCGTCGGTACGGATCGAAAGATCGTCTGCGTGCGGAACGGGCGAGAGACGGTGCTGGCTCCGGACAACGGCATTCTTCCGATCGCCTATGGGGAAGCGCCTGAAATAGTCCGCGAAGTGAACAACGAACGGCTCTTTCTCCGAAGCGGGAGTCGGACGTTCCACGGAAGGGACCGGTTCGCCCCGGTTGCGGCGGCGCTCGCGGCCGGCCTCGCTCTCGAGGAGCTCGGGCCTCCGCTCGACTGGTCGAGACTCGCTCGCGTCGGTTGGCAGGATCCGGTGTACGAAGCCGAGCTCGCGCGCGGCTCGATCGTATCGACGGACCATTTCGGAAATCTGATCACTGATATCGAGGCCGATCGGATTGCCCATCTCGCGCCTTACGAGGTGACTGTCGGGGATCGTACGATCAGGATGATCCACGCGAACTACTCCGATGCGGGGCGGTCGAACGAGCCGTTTCTCATCATCGGATCGCGCAACACCCTGGAGATATCGGTAAACCGAGGAAGTGCGGCACAGCTCCTGCAGCCGGAGCCGTTTGACGAAATAATCGTAAGATCAACCAAACGAGAGAGTTAA
- a CDS encoding PilZ domain-containing protein, with the protein MRERRRHERYETPSIPVQLSDIDAQLVDLSLSGAAVTHRSPIHAGESCTLVFPSYTGFYIPCEVLRSVVQVQEGSRGREYVFRSSLTFLESPEEQSSALVEFLNLQIRRLEAAREAARERDERDHD; encoded by the coding sequence TTGAGAGAGCGGCGCCGTCACGAGAGATACGAGACCCCATCGATCCCCGTCCAGCTGTCGGATATCGACGCCCAGCTGGTCGACCTGAGTCTGTCGGGCGCCGCGGTAACCCACCGCTCTCCGATCCATGCTGGTGAGAGCTGCACGCTCGTGTTTCCCAGCTACACCGGGTTCTACATTCCCTGCGAGGTCCTTCGATCGGTCGTCCAGGTCCAGGAAGGCTCGCGGGGGCGCGAATACGTTTTTCGCTCCTCGCTCACCTTCCTCGAGAGTCCTGAAGAGCAGAGCTCGGCTCTGGTCGAGTTCCTCAATCTGCAGATTCGCCGGCTCGAAGCCGCGAGGGAAGCGGCACGCGAGCGGGACGAACGGGACCACGACTGA
- a CDS encoding NAD(P)/FAD-dependent oxidoreductase, which yields MRNGDEPLKNDIGNGKVWDCAIVGGGPAGLTCGIFLGRFRRRVLIFDSGEPRNAASLAIHGFLGQASIPPRELLARGREEAREAGVVIENSPVRSIERDGDCFLVISDSCEARARRVVLAYGVRDVLPDIPGLKESYGRGIYHCPDCDGFEVSDMKIGVIGSGEGAGHIALRLLIWSDDVTIFTNSEEPSFSEEQSSKLAARGVQINREKILKIEPKDERSVGGVVLDSGATPDIEAIFFAVGCHRTSDLAEQLGCEISSKTIDIVVDEHGLTSVKGVYAIGDLTPGSKLAITAASDGAIAAIAINDSLTPPGSRI from the coding sequence ATGCGAAACGGTGATGAACCTCTAAAGAACGACATCGGCAACGGCAAAGTTTGGGACTGTGCGATCGTCGGGGGCGGACCGGCCGGACTGACCTGCGGAATCTTCCTAGGGCGGTTTCGGCGAAGGGTTCTGATTTTCGACTCCGGTGAGCCGCGGAACGCCGCATCCCTCGCGATTCACGGCTTTCTCGGACAGGCCTCGATTCCTCCCCGCGAGCTCCTGGCCAGAGGCCGGGAAGAGGCGCGTGAGGCGGGCGTAGTAATCGAAAACTCTCCGGTTCGATCGATTGAAAGAGACGGCGATTGTTTTCTCGTCATCTCCGACAGCTGCGAAGCCCGTGCGCGCCGCGTGGTGCTCGCGTACGGCGTCCGGGACGTGCTTCCCGACATCCCGGGACTGAAAGAGTCCTACGGCCGGGGGATCTATCACTGTCCCGATTGCGACGGCTTCGAAGTGAGCGACATGAAGATCGGCGTCATCGGGAGCGGCGAAGGGGCGGGTCACATAGCGCTACGGCTTCTGATCTGGTCCGACGACGTGACGATCTTCACCAACTCCGAAGAGCCTTCTTTTTCGGAGGAGCAATCGAGCAAGCTGGCGGCGAGGGGTGTTCAGATCAATCGGGAGAAGATTCTGAAGATTGAGCCAAAAGATGAGAGGAGTGTCGGCGGCGTCGTGCTCGACAGTGGCGCAACACCGGACATCGAGGCCATCTTTTTCGCCGTCGGCTGCCATCGAACTTCAGACCTCGCCGAACAACTGGGATGCGAGATCTCGAGTAAGACAATCGACATCGTGGTCGACGAGCATGGGCTGACTTCCGTGAAGGGCGTTTATGCCATCGGCGACCTGACGCCCGGGTCGAAGCTCGCCATCACTGCCGCTTCGGACGGAGCCATCGCGGCAATCGCGATCAACGACTCGCTCACCCCTCCCGGAAGCCGGATCTGA
- a CDS encoding CAP domain-containing protein, with the protein MRSIPIWSLMLLLCSVSPQPNAAETETRAGAESSSAEVLMRLLDRINRDRSRHGLATVALDTELSEIASLRCARLIHDRTHGHFSTDGLPPYLRYSMSGVHGYISENVASWSSPRTIPTAAVEGLLIRSHNEMVTEIPPFDGHRRSILDPWATHVGLGYAVSGGELRFVEAFARRYVSWTSEIPAITAAGSPVHLEGVVEKGMELLEISVHWEPLPRPISPEQADAIRSYDFPQRPRFIRNDGGTGNGRFSMKVLLDQGPGIYSLVIHLSPGDERQFEGASVSIIAMPADNRDR; encoded by the coding sequence ATGAGGTCGATTCCGATCTGGTCGCTCATGCTGCTTCTCTGTTCGGTATCCCCGCAACCGAACGCTGCGGAGACTGAAACAAGGGCCGGCGCGGAGAGCTCGAGCGCGGAAGTTCTGATGCGGCTTCTCGACCGGATCAACCGCGACCGCTCGAGGCACGGGCTCGCCACGGTCGCCCTCGACACCGAGCTCTCCGAGATCGCTTCGTTGCGTTGCGCTCGCCTCATCCACGACCGGACACATGGACACTTTTCCACCGACGGCTTGCCTCCCTACCTCCGCTACTCGATGTCGGGCGTTCACGGCTACATCTCGGAGAACGTCGCGTCCTGGTCCTCTCCGAGGACAATCCCGACCGCAGCGGTGGAAGGTTTGCTCATCCGCTCTCACAATGAGATGGTCACCGAGATCCCTCCTTTCGACGGGCACCGCCGGTCGATTCTCGATCCATGGGCGACTCACGTCGGCCTCGGCTATGCCGTCTCGGGTGGTGAGCTCCGCTTCGTCGAAGCGTTCGCGCGCAGGTACGTCTCCTGGACCTCCGAGATCCCGGCAATCACCGCGGCCGGATCGCCCGTGCACCTCGAGGGCGTCGTCGAAAAAGGGATGGAGCTTCTCGAAATATCCGTTCACTGGGAGCCGCTTCCGCGGCCGATATCTCCCGAGCAGGCGGACGCGATCAGAAGCTATGACTTCCCGCAACGGCCTCGATTCATCAGAAACGATGGAGGAACCGGAAACGGGAGGTTCAGCATGAAGGTCCTCCTCGACCAGGGCCCGGGCATTTACAGCCTCGTGATCCACCTCAGTCCGGGCGACGAACGCCAGTTCGAGGGAGCGAGCGTTTCGATCATTGCGATGCCGGCCGACAATCGAGATCGCTGA
- a CDS encoding glycosyltransferase family 4 protein, translating into MPALRILYLMEDTDLSGGVRVQLAHADELIRRNHHVSIATKGQPLTWRSSAANWIYVSDFGELDAGGFDFVVGTFWKTVEPAYRLAGDRAVHLCQGYEGSFSFYQDEREEIERIYSLPIPKLVVGRHLEALISPFTSDVTWIGQIVDDDFYQPKEPESSPLRVLLPGAAEIDIKGIDTGYDAALHARFRGASFDLVRVSPWRPGGAEPLEHVAEFHAALSAPEMAKLVRTIDVVLGPSRREEGFGLHAAEAMATGIPVILTRIPSYRSFSPDQRFATFVDEDDAVAMGDALAELLDNRELRQLHSALGRKVAEQWRARNVGNRLEEFFRSRLQGGDAK; encoded by the coding sequence ATGCCCGCTCTCCGGATCCTCTACCTCATGGAAGACACCGATCTGTCGGGCGGAGTTCGCGTTCAGCTCGCACACGCAGACGAGTTGATCCGCCGAAATCATCACGTGTCGATCGCGACCAAAGGTCAGCCTCTGACCTGGAGATCGTCCGCCGCAAACTGGATCTACGTCTCCGATTTCGGCGAGCTCGACGCGGGCGGGTTCGATTTCGTCGTCGGGACATTCTGGAAAACGGTCGAGCCCGCATACCGGCTTGCCGGGGATCGCGCCGTCCATCTCTGCCAGGGTTACGAGGGCTCCTTCTCCTTCTACCAGGACGAACGTGAGGAGATCGAGAGAATTTACTCGTTGCCAATACCGAAGCTCGTGGTGGGGAGGCATCTCGAGGCACTGATCTCCCCCTTCACATCGGACGTCACCTGGATCGGTCAGATCGTCGATGATGATTTCTACCAGCCTAAAGAGCCCGAAAGCTCCCCACTTCGAGTTCTTCTGCCGGGAGCCGCCGAGATTGACATCAAAGGAATCGATACCGGCTACGACGCCGCGCTCCACGCGCGATTCCGCGGTGCCAGCTTCGACCTGGTCCGCGTCTCCCCGTGGCGGCCGGGGGGAGCCGAGCCGCTGGAGCACGTCGCCGAATTTCACGCCGCGCTTTCCGCGCCGGAAATGGCGAAGCTCGTCCGCACCATCGATGTCGTCCTCGGTCCCTCCCGCCGGGAGGAAGGCTTCGGTCTTCATGCCGCAGAAGCGATGGCCACCGGCATTCCCGTCATCCTGACGCGCATCCCTTCGTACCGATCCTTTTCCCCGGACCAGCGTTTTGCGACCTTCGTCGATGAGGACGATGCAGTCGCGATGGGAGATGCTCTCGCGGAACTTCTCGACAATCGCGAGCTCCGCCAGCTTCACTCAGCCCTCGGTAGAAAAGTCGCCGAACAGTGGCGGGCCCGGAACGTTGGAAACCGCCTCGAAGAGTTCTTCCGATCGAGGCTTCAGGGAGGCGACGCGAAATGA